Proteins encoded within one genomic window of Bacteroidota bacterium:
- the infB gene encoding translation initiation factor IF-2, with amino-acid sequence VNASINNEDAYFSLLEAFASDKETADRVKEKRAARTSDSKPEDEDAATADDAAEAPAEPEPVEAEAPAEPEPVEAEAPAEPEPVEEEAPAEPAPVEAEAPAEPEPVEEEAPAEPAPVAEAPVEETAPEPEAVEPAVEEATAPVAEPEVADATAEVPATEAPETDAPAEGVEVGEDGESLVSASRYKLTGTKVIGKIDLGEVDDSQPKKKRKRKRKRKNADDAVATKPDAAAKDKSGSTTDDKKSKSNTNNKKKKKGRKGPAVDQAEVDKAYQETLRNLEKGSGRQRQRRRRQRRDDAAEKRARDVARAEEEAQILRVTEFISTGELANLMDVGVNEVISLLFESGMMVSINQRLDADTITFVADDFGFEAEFITEFGTDDIELEEDKPEDLVDRAPVVTVMGHVDHGKTSLLDYLRSADVVGGEAGGITQHIGAYHVELADSRKITFLDTPGHEAFTAMRARGAKVTDVVILVVAADDSVMPQTIEAINHAKAAEVPIVVAINKIDKPDANTARVMQGLSDHSVLVEQYGGKVQCALVSAKTGEGIDELLEKVLLESDLLELKANPSRNANGIVIESRLDKGRGTVATVLIQNGTLSVGDAFVAGIFSGRVRAMFDERDQRVDGIGPALPALVLGINGAPEVGDQFIVLDEEREARGIAQKRQQIHREQSHRQRKHITLDEIGRRLALGDFRELNLIVKADVGGSVEALSDSLLKLSNEEVAVNIIHSGVGAITEGDVMLATASDAVIIGFQVRPSPGARAVAEREEIDIRMYSIIYDAIEDVRDALEGLLSPEESERITGGAEVRETFKVPKMGTVAGCYVTEGRIKRNDQIRLIRDGIVIYDGNLSSLRRFKDDVKEVVNGYECGIGMENYNDLKVGDLFEAYEIVETKRKLEV; translated from the coding sequence CCAGCTGAACCTGAGCCTGTCGAAGAAGAAGCGCCAGCTGAGCCAGCGCCCGTTGAGGCAGAAGCGCCGGCAGAACCTGAGCCTGTCGAAGAAGAAGCGCCAGCTGAGCCAGCACCCGTCGCTGAAGCACCAGTTGAAGAAACTGCACCCGAGCCAGAAGCAGTTGAGCCTGCTGTTGAAGAAGCTACCGCACCTGTTGCTGAGCCAGAAGTAGCGGATGCTACTGCAGAGGTACCAGCCACTGAAGCCCCTGAAACGGATGCACCGGCTGAAGGTGTAGAAGTAGGTGAGGATGGAGAGAGCCTGGTTTCTGCAAGCCGCTACAAACTCACGGGTACCAAGGTCATTGGTAAAATTGACCTCGGTGAAGTAGATGATTCCCAGCCGAAAAAGAAACGGAAGCGTAAACGCAAACGGAAAAACGCTGACGACGCAGTTGCGACAAAACCTGATGCAGCAGCCAAAGACAAATCAGGTAGCACAACTGACGACAAGAAGTCGAAATCTAATACAAATAACAAGAAGAAAAAGAAGGGGAGAAAAGGTCCTGCTGTAGACCAGGCTGAAGTTGATAAGGCGTACCAGGAAACCCTCCGTAACCTCGAAAAAGGATCAGGACGCCAGCGTCAGCGCCGTAGAAGACAGCGTAGAGACGATGCTGCTGAAAAACGCGCACGCGATGTCGCACGCGCAGAAGAGGAAGCACAGATTCTTCGCGTTACCGAGTTTATTTCTACGGGTGAGCTCGCAAACCTGATGGATGTTGGCGTAAATGAAGTAATCAGCTTGTTGTTTGAGTCTGGAATGATGGTGTCCATCAACCAGCGCCTCGATGCTGATACAATTACGTTTGTCGCGGATGACTTTGGGTTTGAAGCAGAATTTATCACTGAGTTTGGCACCGATGATATCGAGCTTGAAGAAGACAAGCCGGAAGATCTCGTTGACCGTGCACCAGTGGTTACTGTCATGGGTCACGTAGACCACGGTAAAACCTCTTTGCTCGACTATCTGCGAAGCGCAGATGTGGTTGGCGGAGAGGCCGGCGGGATTACCCAGCATATCGGTGCCTACCACGTAGAATTGGCCGATAGCAGAAAGATTACCTTCCTGGATACACCGGGTCACGAAGCGTTTACCGCGATGCGTGCACGTGGGGCAAAGGTAACGGATGTAGTAATTCTTGTTGTCGCAGCTGATGACTCAGTGATGCCGCAGACAATTGAAGCCATCAACCATGCGAAAGCAGCTGAGGTACCAATTGTTGTTGCTATCAACAAAATTGACAAGCCAGATGCCAACACTGCGCGCGTAATGCAAGGACTTTCAGACCATAGCGTGCTCGTTGAGCAATATGGCGGCAAGGTGCAGTGTGCGCTGGTATCTGCAAAAACAGGAGAAGGCATTGACGAGTTGCTTGAGAAAGTACTGCTTGAGTCTGACCTGCTCGAATTAAAAGCGAATCCTTCAAGGAACGCGAATGGCATTGTGATTGAAAGTCGGCTCGATAAAGGCCGCGGTACCGTTGCTACGGTACTGATCCAAAATGGTACGCTTTCCGTTGGTGATGCCTTTGTAGCCGGTATCTTTAGCGGTAGGGTACGTGCCATGTTTGACGAGCGCGATCAGCGCGTCGACGGCATTGGGCCAGCTTTGCCTGCATTGGTACTTGGTATCAATGGTGCGCCCGAAGTAGGGGATCAGTTTATCGTCCTCGACGAAGAGCGCGAAGCCCGAGGTATTGCGCAGAAACGCCAGCAAATTCACCGTGAGCAGTCACACCGCCAGCGTAAACATATTACGCTTGACGAAATTGGTCGCCGGCTTGCCCTGGGCGATTTCCGCGAACTGAACCTGATTGTGAAAGCAGACGTGGGTGGTTCGGTAGAGGCGCTGTCTGACTCGCTGCTCAAACTATCTAATGAAGAAGTTGCTGTAAACATCATCCATAGCGGTGTTGGTGCAATTACTGAAGGCGACGTAATGCTTGCCACGGCATCTGACGCCGTAATCATTGGTTTCCAGGTTCGGCCTTCTCCAGGTGCACGTGCTGTTGCTGAGCGTGAGGAAATTGACATCCGGATGTACTCAATCATCTATGATGCAATTGAGGATGTTCGCGATGCACTTGAAGGCCTGTTGTCACCTGAAGAGAGTGAACGCATCACGGGCGGTGCTGAAGTGCGCGAAACATTCAAAGTACCCAAAATGGGTACGGTTGCCGGCTGTTACGTAACCGAAGGGCGCATCAAACGCAACGACCAGATTCGCCTGATCCGCGATGGAATCGTGATTTACGACGGCAATCTCAGTTCTTTGCGTCGTTTCAAAGATGATGTCAAGGAAGTGGTTAACGGCTATGAGTGTGGTATCGGTATGGAGAACTACAACGACCTCAAAGTAGGAGACCTCTTTGAGGCTTACGAAATCGTTGAGACCAAGCGTAAGCTTGAAGTGTAA
- the rbfA gene encoding 30S ribosome-binding factor RbfA — translation MSIRTERVAKLIQREVAGLLGTEFSEQLQPMVTVTGARVTKDLSIAYLYVSVFGESAAQRKATFKHLETLTAKVRTSLASRIRHQLRTVPEIRFFLDESQIEANKMENLFERIRAERARREDNDQESA, via the coding sequence GTGAGCATTCGAACGGAAAGGGTTGCTAAACTAATTCAGCGAGAAGTCGCTGGATTGCTTGGCACAGAGTTTAGTGAACAGCTACAACCCATGGTGACCGTGACGGGGGCCCGGGTGACCAAGGACCTGTCTATTGCCTACCTTTACGTAAGCGTGTTTGGCGAATCTGCTGCACAGCGAAAAGCCACGTTCAAGCACCTCGAAACCCTCACTGCCAAAGTGCGCACTTCGCTTGCTTCGCGTATACGGCATCAACTCCGTACCGTACCAGAAATTCGGTTTTTCCTGGACGAATCCCAGATTGAAGCCAATAAAATGGAAAATCTGTTTGAGCGCATCAGGGCGGAACGCGCGCGCCGGGAAGACAATGATCAGGAGTCTGCTTAA
- the truB gene encoding tRNA pseudouridine(55) synthase TruB — MATHAVEICNYPDLPDHFNATVVPVDKPKDWSSFRVVKKVRWLTKVKKVGHAGTLDPMATGLLICLVGKATKQMETFMHLPKTYEGTIRLGEQTPSYDAETEVSERKAVDHLDDVTIRKACDTFMGEITQLPPMYSAVKIGGERLYKKARRGEVVERRPRFVTVTQFDVKPREGRDVSFVISCSKGTYIRSIAHDLGEYLGVGGHLVALRRTAIGDFSIDQAWPLEELEKQILSTREG; from the coding sequence ATGGCAACGCACGCAGTAGAAATCTGCAACTATCCGGACTTGCCCGACCATTTCAATGCTACCGTAGTGCCGGTTGACAAACCCAAAGATTGGAGCTCCTTTCGGGTTGTTAAAAAGGTGCGCTGGTTGACCAAAGTAAAGAAAGTGGGCCACGCCGGCACCCTCGATCCTATGGCAACCGGACTGCTCATCTGCCTGGTGGGCAAAGCCACAAAACAAATGGAAACGTTCATGCATCTGCCGAAGACGTATGAAGGGACCATTCGGCTTGGCGAACAAACTCCGTCTTATGATGCGGAGACGGAGGTGAGCGAAAGGAAAGCTGTGGATCACCTCGATGATGTTACCATCCGGAAAGCCTGCGATACGTTTATGGGTGAAATCACCCAGTTGCCTCCGATGTATTCTGCCGTCAAAATTGGCGGTGAGCGCTTGTATAAAAAAGCACGCCGCGGCGAGGTTGTCGAGCGCCGGCCACGGTTTGTGACCGTAACGCAGTTCGATGTGAAGCCCCGCGAAGGCAGGGATGTATCATTTGTTATTTCATGCTCCAAAGGGACTTACATCCGCAGTATCGCACACGATCTTGGGGAGTATCTGGGGGTAGGAGGACACCTGGTTGCGTTACGGCGTACCGCGATTGGTGATTTTTCGATAGATCAGGCCTGGCCGCTGGAAGAACTGGAAAAGCAGATTTTGTCGACTAGAGAGGGGTAG
- a CDS encoding bifunctional riboflavin kinase/FAD synthetase, which produces MELAYGVEGLKKDNSSLITVGTFDGIHHGHQSIIRYLVDRAQRKGGTSVALSFDPHPRQVLTGEPVPMLTTIEERGALFEALGLDRFIVVPFTEAFAATSARDFVVALLVEQVGMQEIVIGYDHGFGKGREGNSDLLQQLGADYGFSVDVVPAQILEQGVVSSSRIRELLAVGEVGTAGRLLSRPYSLMGTVVHGDGRGKTIGYPTANIAVANPNKVVPKQGVYAVHVRVGDAPELHGAMMNVGVRPTFANPDKKPLQTLEIHIFDLDADLYGTRLTVDFVKRIRDEQKFNSIDALIKQLSKDEARCRAELKL; this is translated from the coding sequence ATGGAATTGGCGTACGGCGTTGAGGGCCTGAAAAAAGATAACTCCTCGTTGATTACCGTCGGTACGTTTGACGGGATACATCATGGACACCAATCTATTATTCGATACCTGGTAGACAGGGCGCAACGCAAAGGCGGGACAAGTGTAGCGCTTTCATTTGATCCCCATCCACGGCAGGTGTTAACCGGTGAACCTGTGCCGATGTTAACGACTATCGAAGAGCGGGGAGCGTTGTTTGAGGCACTCGGACTCGATCGGTTTATTGTGGTGCCGTTTACTGAGGCTTTTGCGGCAACCAGTGCCCGTGATTTTGTGGTGGCGTTGCTGGTGGAGCAGGTAGGGATGCAAGAAATTGTGATAGGCTACGACCACGGATTTGGTAAAGGACGAGAAGGGAATAGCGATTTGCTGCAGCAGCTTGGTGCTGATTACGGCTTCTCTGTGGATGTAGTGCCGGCTCAGATTCTGGAGCAAGGTGTAGTGTCTTCTTCCCGCATTCGTGAACTGCTTGCTGTCGGGGAGGTTGGTACGGCCGGCCGGCTATTAAGCCGCCCCTACAGTTTAATGGGTACCGTAGTACATGGAGATGGGCGCGGCAAAACCATCGGATATCCCACGGCAAATATCGCAGTTGCCAACCCAAACAAAGTAGTGCCGAAGCAAGGGGTTTATGCGGTACATGTGCGCGTTGGAGATGCCCCTGAATTGCACGGCGCAATGATGAATGTTGGGGTGCGGCCAACCTTTGCTAATCCAGATAAAAAACCACTACAAACGCTGGAAATCCATATTTTCGACCTGGATGCTGATTTGTACGGTACACGCTTGACCGTAGATTTTGTGAAGCGAATCAGGGACGAACAAAAATTTAATTCAATTGATGCACTCATCAAGCAACTTTCGAAAGACGAAGCGCGTTGTAGGGCTGAACTCAAGCTATAG
- the rpsO gene encoding 30S ribosomal protein S15, whose amino-acid sequence MISKQKKQELIGQFGKNGQDTGTPEVQIAIFSKRISELTAHLQKHPKDHSTRRGLIKLVGKRRRLLNYLVDKDIERYRKVISDLGIRK is encoded by the coding sequence ATGATCTCAAAACAGAAAAAACAAGAGCTTATCGGGCAGTTCGGCAAGAACGGACAAGATACCGGTACGCCAGAAGTTCAGATTGCGATTTTTTCCAAACGCATTTCAGAGCTCACAGCACATTTGCAAAAGCACCCAAAGGATCACTCCACCCGTAGGGGGCTCATTAAGCTCGTCGGTAAACGACGTCGATTGCTGAATTACCTCGTGGACAAAGATATTGAACGTTATCGAAAGGTCATCAGCGATCTGGGCATCCGTAAATAG
- the pnp gene encoding polyribonucleotide nucleotidyltransferase has product MSQATIQEIEFAPGRFITLETGRLAKQANGAVVARLGDTMVLATAVLAREAKEFQSFFPLTVEYREKFSSAGKIPGGFIKREGRSNDQEILTSRLTDRTIRPLFPEGFFNEVQIIVYVLSADDENDADVLSGVAASAALMCAGAPFDGPTASVRVGRVDGEFVVNPTIEELEESDINLIVAGKEDAIVMVEGEMDEVSELEMLEALDIAHDAVKVLCRGQKVFAENFGPGEFTYEVTGLPEGLEEKVHGLIHDRMVAHLEQPYAKETFYGGIADIKTETLDMMLGTPDPETGEGRAEATEEGYTAGDIKKAVGNVESTIMREMIMANGRRIDGRGTADVRHIWSEVGYLPRVHGSAVFTRGETQVLASVTLGTRKDVQPVDQVFDTTDRRFFLHYNFPPFCTGEAKFLRGASRREIGHGYLAERALKRMIPSDDEFPYTVRINADVLESNGSSSMASVCSGMLAMMDAGVPIRKPVAGVAMGLITDGERTAILTDILGTEDHLGDMDFKVTGTEDGITACQMDIKVTGLSREILVAALEQAREGRLHILDKMNEALDQPREQLSPFAPRLTQIAIDPDFIGAVIGPGGKIIQGIQKDTNTVIEIEERDGQGFVTIAATNGEDAQAAVAIVKGIVTVPEEGEEYEGTVRNIQNFGAIIEIMPGREGLLHVSEIDHGYVENVEDYVQVGDKVKVKLIEVRGDGKLRLSRKPFLPKPEGYDEEREERRQSRDRDGGGRSGYRGGRGRDGGGRDGRRNGRGGGDRRR; this is encoded by the coding sequence ATGTCACAAGCAACAATACAAGAAATTGAATTTGCACCAGGAAGGTTTATAACCCTTGAAACAGGCCGGCTGGCAAAGCAGGCCAATGGTGCAGTTGTCGCCCGCCTCGGAGATACTATGGTGCTGGCAACTGCGGTTCTGGCGCGTGAAGCCAAAGAATTCCAGTCATTTTTCCCACTGACAGTAGAGTATCGCGAAAAATTCTCCTCAGCCGGCAAAATACCTGGCGGCTTTATCAAACGCGAAGGACGCTCTAACGATCAAGAAATTCTCACGTCTCGTCTTACCGACCGGACCATCCGCCCCCTGTTTCCAGAGGGCTTTTTTAACGAAGTTCAGATCATCGTTTACGTGCTCTCTGCAGACGACGAAAATGATGCTGATGTACTTTCCGGCGTTGCTGCATCAGCAGCACTTATGTGCGCCGGCGCACCTTTTGACGGACCAACCGCCAGTGTACGCGTCGGACGCGTCGACGGTGAGTTTGTCGTTAATCCAACAATAGAAGAACTGGAAGAAAGCGACATCAACCTGATCGTTGCTGGTAAAGAAGACGCTATTGTAATGGTAGAAGGTGAAATGGACGAAGTGAGCGAGCTGGAAATGCTCGAAGCGCTCGACATTGCACACGACGCTGTGAAAGTACTGTGTCGCGGCCAGAAAGTGTTCGCAGAGAACTTTGGCCCAGGCGAATTTACCTACGAAGTTACCGGTCTTCCCGAAGGCCTCGAAGAAAAAGTACACGGTCTGATTCACGATCGCATGGTTGCCCATCTCGAGCAGCCTTACGCAAAAGAAACGTTCTACGGCGGTATCGCTGATATCAAAACAGAAACGCTGGACATGATGCTAGGTACCCCTGATCCTGAAACAGGAGAAGGACGCGCTGAAGCTACAGAAGAAGGCTACACCGCTGGCGATATCAAAAAAGCTGTAGGCAACGTTGAAAGCACGATCATGCGCGAAATGATCATGGCTAACGGCCGTCGCATAGATGGACGTGGCACTGCTGATGTTCGCCACATCTGGTCTGAGGTAGGTTATCTGCCACGCGTCCACGGTTCTGCCGTCTTTACCCGCGGTGAAACGCAGGTGCTTGCATCGGTTACCCTTGGTACCCGGAAAGACGTACAGCCAGTTGATCAGGTGTTCGACACAACCGATCGTCGTTTCTTCCTGCATTACAACTTCCCGCCATTCTGTACGGGTGAAGCCAAATTCCTGCGTGGCGCAAGCCGGCGCGAGATTGGCCACGGTTACCTCGCTGAACGTGCACTCAAACGCATGATTCCTTCAGACGACGAATTCCCGTACACCGTGCGTATCAACGCTGACGTACTCGAATCAAATGGCTCTTCCTCAATGGCTTCCGTATGCTCAGGCATGCTCGCCATGATGGATGCTGGCGTGCCTATTCGCAAACCAGTTGCCGGTGTGGCCATGGGCCTCATCACTGATGGAGAGCGCACTGCCATTCTTACCGATATCCTTGGAACAGAAGATCACCTTGGCGACATGGACTTCAAGGTGACTGGTACGGAAGACGGCATCACTGCTTGCCAGATGGACATTAAGGTGACAGGACTCTCTCGCGAGATCCTCGTTGCTGCCCTTGAGCAGGCACGCGAAGGCCGGCTGCATATCCTCGACAAAATGAACGAGGCCCTCGACCAGCCACGCGAACAGCTCTCGCCATTTGCGCCACGGCTGACACAGATCGCTATCGATCCAGACTTCATTGGTGCGGTTATCGGGCCTGGTGGTAAAATCATCCAGGGTATCCAGAAAGATACCAACACCGTGATCGAAATCGAAGAGCGCGATGGACAGGGCTTTGTAACGATTGCTGCTACCAATGGCGAAGACGCGCAGGCAGCGGTTGCAATCGTAAAAGGCATTGTTACGGTTCCTGAAGAAGGCGAAGAGTACGAAGGTACCGTTCGCAATATTCAGAACTTTGGTGCGATCATCGAAATCATGCCTGGCCGCGAAGGCTTGTTGCATGTTTCTGAAATCGACCACGGCTATGTCGAAAACGTAGAGGACTATGTTCAGGTTGGCGACAAAGTTAAAGTGAAGCTGATTGAAGTGCGGGGCGACGGTAAATTGCGCTTGAGCCGCAAGCCGTTCCTGCCAAAGCCTGAAGGCTACGACGAAGAGCGTGAAGAGCGCCGGCAGTCCAGAGACCGCGATGGCGGTGGACGGAGTGGATATCGTGGTGGCAGAGGCCGTGATGGTGGTGGCCGCGATGGCCGGCGAAATGGCCGGGGTGGCGGTGACCGCAGACGATAG
- a CDS encoding pitrilysin family protein: protein MHTSKKHKRVTPGYQKTVLPNGLRIITESIPTVRSISVGIWVHTGSRHEASDEAGISHFIEHMVFKGTRKRKTHQIANRLEAVGGYLNAFTSKEYTCYFARALDEHLERAIDVVCDLVLQPTFPEKELEREKDVVLEEIKMYEDVPEDLIFDRFESLIYEGDTLGRPVIGFPETVRSFTREQLLAYMDAAYTPNRTVLSVAGNVDHEKVVRYAEKAFAPSSRQPVETSSPRANGYAPAELNEQRVIQQAHLVMGTRGLSIHDKNRVALTVLNTILGGGMSSRLNQNIREKYGYCYNIYSFTNMHSDTGDFGIYMGTDHAKVAHSQKLVQRELDKLMQEKVSSRKLKQAINQVKGSLMLGLESMSNRMMRMARQELFFSRYFTLDEIIASVEQISAEEVRDLAQQLFQAENFSRVVFHPLNA from the coding sequence ATGCACACCAGTAAAAAACACAAACGGGTTACACCCGGATATCAAAAAACTGTATTGCCGAACGGCTTACGGATTATTACCGAATCTATCCCTACGGTTCGTTCCATTTCTGTAGGCATATGGGTGCATACAGGCAGCCGGCATGAGGCTAGCGACGAGGCCGGCATCAGCCATTTTATCGAACACATGGTGTTCAAGGGGACCAGGAAGCGAAAAACCCATCAGATTGCAAATCGACTTGAAGCTGTTGGTGGCTACCTCAATGCCTTTACAAGTAAAGAGTACACCTGCTACTTTGCCCGAGCACTTGATGAGCACCTCGAACGTGCCATAGATGTTGTGTGCGACCTGGTACTCCAGCCGACCTTTCCCGAGAAAGAGCTGGAGCGTGAGAAGGATGTGGTACTGGAAGAAATCAAAATGTATGAGGATGTACCGGAAGACCTCATCTTTGACCGCTTCGAGTCGCTTATTTATGAAGGCGATACATTGGGCCGGCCAGTAATAGGCTTTCCCGAAACTGTCCGATCCTTTACACGCGAGCAACTCCTTGCATATATGGACGCCGCGTATACACCAAACCGCACCGTGTTGTCTGTTGCCGGCAATGTGGACCACGAGAAGGTTGTCCGATACGCCGAAAAAGCCTTTGCGCCGTCATCCCGGCAGCCCGTTGAAACCTCTTCGCCAAGGGCGAATGGATATGCGCCGGCTGAGCTCAACGAGCAGCGCGTAATTCAGCAAGCCCATCTTGTCATGGGCACACGGGGCCTCAGTATTCACGACAAAAACCGCGTAGCCCTTACTGTACTCAATACCATACTGGGCGGGGGCATGTCGAGCCGCCTCAACCAGAATATCAGGGAGAAATACGGCTACTGCTACAATATTTATTCGTTTACTAATATGCACTCGGATACGGGCGACTTTGGTATATACATGGGAACGGATCACGCAAAGGTGGCGCATTCCCAAAAGCTTGTGCAACGCGAACTCGACAAGCTCATGCAGGAGAAAGTGAGCAGCAGAAAATTGAAGCAAGCCATCAACCAGGTTAAGGGCTCGTTAATGCTGGGACTCGAAAGCATGAGCAACAGGATGATGCGCATGGCACGGCAGGAGCTCTTTTTCTCGCGTTACTTTACCCTCGATGAAATTATAGCATCTGTTGAGCAGATTAGTGCAGAAGAAGTACGCGATCTGGCACAGCAGCTTTTTCAGGCAGAAAACTTCTCACGGGTTGTGTTTCACCCTTTAAACGCATGA